The sequence tttttgtttttttttttaacaagtctAATTATTAGCTTAATGGAGTTGATTACTTGTTACACTGTTGAAACactttttcctgaagtatttttaatctcttaCAGAATACATACTGGCAGAACTCTGTTTTTTGTCATCTTCACTATGTCGCAGATAATTTAAAACACTCTTTGTAGATACCTAgatttcaatgtatttttctgaaatttgcttAGCTTGCAAACATTACCTTCTTAGCATTACGTGGCAGGGCAAACTTTTGAATTGTCTGATGGGTAAAAAGCTTGGGCTCAGTCCCTTAGATGACATAGTGCTCGACACTGTACTACATAAGCTCTCTTGTGATGCACTGAAGCTAGAGCCCCAAATAAATAATCTTAAAATGCGTGAGATTTAAGgaaacttgaaaaaagaaatattcctgttgctgctgctcccaaTTACACTATTAATTTGAACTTAATCTCTTTTATCCCAAATTACCGATCGTTATCATACGGTCTTGCCCAGCTTCTTGCTTGCTGAAATTTCCAGTGCCTTGCACCACACCAACCCATGGAGTCTCCCCTGGACACATTTAGTATGTGATGTCAGTATTGCTGAAACTTATCTTTGCAATTTGATGCCCACATCACAACTCTAAAGAACCCACAACTAATCCATGGGTATTCCAGTCTATTGCAATTTGTCGTTTGTAGACATCTGAAGTACTTGGCTCTACtaatttcattgtttctttaaaaccagaaaactttttAGAATTAAAATCACCCTAGTTTCACCTCTCAAGGTAAAGCCTTAAAGTAGTCTGCAATTTTAGATGTTAATTTACAAAGaggtaaaaagaaatgcttatttCTGACTCAAACAGCATGCTGACTTAGGTTTCCTTTCAAATGTGTAATTTGAAAACTTTAGTTTTCACCATTGCGGAACACACCATCAGAAGAAAAGATCTTTGGTCACAAACTCttaacctttttgttttctatttaatttgGTGTACACTCCCCACCCCAACTGCCCACCCCAGTTTTGAGCAGTGCTACCTTTTtatgcagctgcagcagtgagaTGGTGACTTTCAGAAGGACTTTCACACTTCTGTGGTGCTAGTTAACCTGTGTGGCTCAGCCTTGCAAGACATTAGGAAGCACTAGTTACTTGTACTTTATTGGCATCTTATCAACAGTATCTAAATAGGATGTATATAGATACTACGAAGGCAGATTTTGCTTGGGTTGCCAGCACTGTGTAGCACTAACTTGACTAGCTACCATCATTTCTAGCTGGTCTTGCAGAACTAATTACCAAAAGATATAAGtacagtttttctttattactaTCTATCTTCCATCCCATCCACGTGCATATGAGGCACGTGCATCTGCAAAATTGGTTAGGAACGCACCAGCTAGAGCTTAGTGTTGCCTATGAGCTGTAACACAGAAGCTACTGAAGGAGCTTCAGGCATGCTCAAGTGGCAAAATATATTAGGTGCTTAAGACTTGGATTTAGGCACCTGAAGAGCTACATAAGCTTTCAGTGTGTGCAAAGATGTTGGTCTGTGTTCCCCGTGTCAGTATCCATTCCTACATTAGTAAGTGGCATGGGCTAGATTCCCTTTCCTACACACATTCACCTTTAGTTATAGCTGTGGGAAGGCTGTGATGATCATTAGAAGTCAGAGTTTATCTGTTTATGACAGATAATGCTGTAGCAAAAGTGATGACTGGTCAGAATTCACACAGAGCAATAATGAAGAGAAGGACAACAAAGGACAAATAAACCAAATTCAAGTAactcttaattaaaattaacCTCAGTGGAACGGAGTGTGCAGTTAGTGTTTACCTCCCATACAGTAGTACAGCATCTTGTTTTCCAAATGTAATGGGGGGGGATGGTattcaaaatttttttgttaCGAATTGTTTGAACCTAAAGAAGTACCCCATGGCAGTAGAAAATGCAGTATAACCACATATACTGCAGCATGTAGACTGCAGACACCGGCCAAAACAGAAACCCTGGAAAAAGTTATCAGAAAAGGGAATTCAGAAAAGAGAATTTCACTGTAAAAGTTATCTTGGATGACATTTGAATAGCTCCTCTTCACTGCAACAGGATGTTACTGTAGGCAACAGTTCGCTCCAGAAGGGAatctgctggagctgctcaggCAAGGACAAAACTTGAtctaaaattttgtttcagttacaAGTTTCTTTGATTACTAAATCACACACATGAAATAATGAtactttcaaatggaaaaaatacagttaaacgAGGAACCACTTTGAAAAAGATTCGGTAGATTAAATTAACAGGCAAGAATAGCTAATGCTGAAAATGGATTAAGTGATATTGTAGAAGCTTAATGTGACAGGagctatttttccttcttttattaaACTTCTTAGTGTACCTTTGTGAAGAACAATTTAATGACTGAAGTTTTCTTCCTATTGCTCACAAATTAAATTCTCATTGTTTTGACACCATGATTTGGTGGCtttgaaaatgttcaaaatatctcaaaaaaaacctgttaaatgGAGAATAAATACCTACAGAATGTTCTGTATAGTCTTCAGTAGTGCAAAcaagagaagatgaaaagtaaGTCTGATGTGAAAAGTCTCAACTGAGCCGAGTTAGTTTTTAGTGGCCGTTATTTTCTCAAAGGTAAACATAATTAACAAACCTGCACTTTTTGGTGTAATCAGCAACAGCGAAGGGATTAAACACTAAATTAAATATGGACCACTAAAATCGAGGAACATGAAGCTAGTAGATGCTAAAGCCTACTGAGTTATTTTAGTGATTTAAAGACTAACTCTAAACAAAAATACTATCAGGTATAAATGAATTATTATTACAAGCAATTATTCTGTAGCAAGATTATTTTCTAGATCATATTTTTGCCACAACATGTGAATTAAATGAGAAGTAATTAATATGTACAGCATCATAATTAACTTGGTCTGGAGCCAAATGCTACAAGTGTATGTGTGTAAATATGGAGCAATTATGTTATAGGTCAAAGAAGTGGCTTAAATTTCAAAGCAGTCTTACACGTGATTTTGGTTCTTGTGATTTAGcggagagaaaaaataatttacctttATTTCATGTTACTTTAAGACCACGATCTCGATCAAGGGACAGTGGTGATGAAAATGAACCAATTCAGGAACGATTCTTCCGGCCTCATTTTCTGCAGGCTCCTGGAGACCTGACTGTTCAAGAAGGAAAACTCTGCAGAATGGACTGCAAGGCAAGTACCATGCAAAGATAAGGGCAGCAGCAACCTATCGATTGATAGGTTTTGAGCTGCCTCAAAAACcaaattagtttctttttaaagttattttaccTATTGTCAGTTTCAGCGACTGTCAGTAGGGTAATTAATCTTACTACTTATGAGTAAGTGGACAGTTAAAGGTTGCCTCCCCTCCAATGACAGAGCTTCAGGCAAATCTTCCAGCTCACAGTAAACTGATTTTTAGAagtcagctgtgctggggagtgGAACGAAGCAGCAGCACTTTTAAATTAAGACAGTGTGCTTCTCCATTTTAAGTCCTTTTACTACTGGAGTTTCGATTCCCCATTAAAGTTTGAAACAATATAATCTTGATTTATGACTTTGCCTAATAGACCAAATTAAGGTTTGGAtgatttctgtttgctttatgCTGACATATTTGGGAGAAGCTATTTGTTTTcaagcagcacccacagcaaaTGGCACAGCTTTCAAAAGTACAAGATTGTTCGCACAGACCAAGCATTAACTAGTGCAGGTGGTGCTGTCACTAGGTTAGACTTAAGCGGAGTGGAATGGAACTTAAGAGTTCAATAATCAGTCAGCTAACATCTTTCTGTCTGCACATTTTCCACAAGAAGTTAATCTAGAAAGGAGTATTTTCTTATTCCGCCCgaagagcaaacaaaaaaagacaaaaggtgTCACCctgccttttgttttgcagtgtaTCATTATTTAGCTTCTAGCATATCTAAACACTGATCTTTTTTCAGTCACGCCCATGAGACATCATGAAATTCAGGGAGTTGGCCAGAAAGTaagtaaatgaataaaacagAGTCAATATGTAATGCAGGGCAGAATTAGATCTTTAAATCTTGTGGTACACCTGCAGtaacaaacaaacccaaacttcTCTGAAGTAACAAGTCAGGACTCCTCCAGCGCTTCGTATGGCTAAGACCATTTCCCATCATTCTGTGTTTACACTACAGGTTAGTGGATTACCGACTCCAGATTTAAGCTGGCAACTTAATGGAAGACCAATTCGCCCTGATAGTTCTCATAAGATGTTGGTGCGTGAGAATGGTGTGCACTCCTTGATCATAGAACCAGTCACAGCCAGAGATGCTGGAATTTATACATGCATTGCCAGCAATCGAGCTGGTGAAAATACATTCAGCCTGGAGCTCATTGTTGCAGGTAACATCTTCACGCTAAGCTTCCACACCGAGCACTGTAAGGATAACGTGAAAAAGAAGATGTTAAGTGCTGTCAAATGACATGGTTGAAGGGtaggagcagaaagaaaaggaagcctcGCAGCAGCAGAACTACAGTATACTTGCAGGCGATACACTGATGTTCTGCTGTGGCATAAGCTGGCTGGCATGTAACCTTTGTGCACGCAGTTAAGAGAAGAGGGCTGTTGTCCTGGGGCACAGCTGAGGCTGCAAGACAGACTATTTacttgaatgttttttttaatggcaactTGTGCAGACCCATACCTACCAGTGGGCAGGCTAGTAGGATACGATTTGCGTGTTTCATCACGTATTAGACAAATGCCATTCCAGCCTCCTGGTAGAGCAGTTCCTTGTATAATTAAAAGCCCATCCTTTTATGGAATATGAAGGTCCACTGTTTAACAAGCAGCGTGGAGCCGGTTTATCTAGTCTTCATGCTTCCCGTTTCAGTTCTTtgggggaaggggcgggggggaaacCACTCAGCTCTGTTAGTGCTTACCCTTCCCCATTAAAATACTGATGtgactgttttcttcagacaaGCCAGGACTGGACTTCACGGTTAATGGAGACAACACTTCAGTTTCCTGCAGAGATTTCTCACTACTGTTTTTTAACATGTTGCTGAAAGAAAGGCTAATTTTTCATAGACTGGCTGGTGTCAACATGACTGCatctttattttcacagctaAGGAAGTACAGAAAGCACCTGTGTTTATAGAGAAGCTACAAAACACAGGTGTGACTGAGGGGTTCCCAGTGCGACTGGAGTGTCGAATCTCAGGAGAGCCGTCTCCTCAgatattttggaagaaagagaATGAGTCACTCACATACAACACTGACCGAGTGAGGTTAGACTGACTTGGAATAATCTCCCCTTGTATAGCTTCAATGATGATTTATCCTGTACCACAAATGAAAAGCCAGAAGGTCATGAGAATGCTTTCTGTGAACAGCATCTCATAAACATTAATGAGttattgtaataatttattcAATCTTGAAGCCAGCCTGGTGGTTGAGCCAGAATTAAAATGCTAGTTCTGTTTTCCATCCTTAGATTTAAACAACTATCTTTGCACTTTAAGCAAGTgtagaagtatttttctcttctagaaTGAAGACAAAGATACTTACTGGTGAAAACGGGGCTTCTAAGTAAAGCTATCTGCTTCTCAGCAGAAACCTTGCTTCATAACTCTGCTGTGTAGTTAAGCAACTAAGattcaatattttatattctaaGATCTACAAATGTATCGTCAATATTTGAAGGaatgtttaaaagcaaactgaTGATATATTGCAAGAAAGGGAACTTGTTACTGATGCGATACTGTAATAAATTATTGCTGTCTTTCTGAATAACTAAAAGTAGTTCAGTACCTCATTCCTCAagatttttttatcctttccccAAAACGTCTGGGTAAGTTCTGGCCTCCCTACTACTTAAATCAGATTTCCAGATGGCTTAATCTGTTATTGTGAAAGAGAAGTTACTTCATACATTTTTGCTGCTTAGTTTTCAGTACAGGATATTAAACTGCCAATTGTCAAGCATACTCAAGGTTTTCTATTCCACTTGCTAATTTCAGAGAAAGTTCCACAGTAATTGAAAATGGACTATAATCAATCTGGAACTAGGATTGGGTCAGTttataatgacattttaaaacagtctacacagttttgcagtttaaatagtaattttctacttttcttttgtttagcaTGCACCAGGATAACTACGGCTACATCTGCCTGCTTATTCAGGGAGCTGCCAAGGAGGATGCCGGCTGGTACACTGTTTCAGCTAAGAATGAGGCTGGGATTGTGTCTTGCACTGCCAGGTTGGATGTTTATAGTAAGTGACTTCCCTTTTCACTATCACATTAATCCCCCCAAAAGCAACAGTTCTGTAAGTTTCAGTTTGTTCGCAGAATGGTTTACATtggtctctctctcttttgtttATAGTTTCTCCTCAATAGTAAAGATCCACATCAAGACAACAAATGCTCTGTCAAAGTACATGTCACCATCTTTCAGATacctaaagcaaaacaaacatgcatgctttctggttttgcttagTATATTAAATATAGCTAATTAACATCAGATAATGGCATGATGACATTATTTTTGTGGATCATTATTACTATTGCTCTGCTAGCACTTCCCTAACCTTTTGTATTCTTTTGTACATTAGTCTGTAATACACCTGTGACAGCTACTAGAAGTGTAGTAGATGTTTTTATGGCTTTctgcttaattattttcagtttgttccaAAGCAGCTCCTTACACAGCATATGTTTTCTTAACCCAAAATCTCTTGCTGGTCTCCTCATAACAAATTAAGGGGGGTAAGGGGAGAGATTGGAATGATAAAGGATGGTTTCAGGGAAGGTGGGAGTAGTGGAACATGAATTAGAGACTTGTATGCTGAATAACGCTGAGCCAAGGGGTGGCAATGGCAACCAGACTATTTCCTTTCATATACAACAAATAACCCTTGAACGGGCCTGTGACTGCAACATGAGTGCATGGAAACAATCCCCTTGCTGTTGCCCTGCTCAGTGACACAAGGAAAGGTAGAAAGCAATgccaaaaaggcaaaataacaaACAGAGACACTATTGTTTTTACTTACACGTTTGAAGGTGAAAATagatgctgagaaaaaaaaaaaaacaaaccacaaaacacagaaatgaaacaaacttaCCTTTGATATAATGGTTTTCTGCTGCTCATAAATTACTATCTCCTTTACAAAGGGTTGATTGTGCATCTGGCCATGCGTTGTTGCACCACTCAAGATGgctaacattttttccttcctttttaatctGTAGCTCAGTGGCAACAACCACCTCAGACAACCAAGCCAAAGAAGGTGCGGCCCTCAGCCAGCCGATATGCTGCACTTTGTGACCAAGGACTAGACAtcaaagcagctttccagcctgaAGCAAATCCAGTCCACCTGACAATGCAGTCTGGCTTGGTAGAGAGTGATGATCTGTAGATTCAACTGCCGCTTccatcattttctttcaaagcagaaacactgaaagcCATTGCCTTGACCAATGATGCTCCTATGTCACTTTATGCAAAGGCAGACACCTTCAAGTACAAAAGATAGACAACAAACAACAATAACCATATATTCCTTATTCATTATACCAAATTAGAAAAATAGGTAGATTATTAATAGAAATGTACACACTGCACAACAAATCACATTCACCAGTTCCTTATACCTGAGTTGCTTCAGCTCTTACAAATAGCCCTTTTCATAAAGGCCAAGATGCATCAGAgagatttttcagaagagaaCACTATTTATCACTACATGCCTTCGTAAGCAGTAAGTAGATGCTACAACCTCAATGGTGCAAGATGTTTTACTTGAGGCCATTAGATCACAAAGAAAATTGGAATGTATCATTATCTAGACTTCTAAAGGGGTAATGCATTCTGATAGCTACAATGAACAAGTGCAATACTGTAAGAATAAAACAGGAAGGGACAAGGAAGAGAAACGTAAGCAAATGCTGTATCTCTGTGAAGTGCCTTCTATTCTACATTGAAAAAATATCTTGCCTTAAATGCTGTTAATATGGACAACTCTATAAAGCAACATCAACatggtaattttaaatttactcttatttttccttcttgccaTCGATGGGGAGGCTTACTTACAAACATACAGCAAAGACGGTTTAAGCATAAGTAATTTAACCTTTTCaagataatgaagaaaaaagagatgACGTGTAATAACAGTCTATTCCAGACTATGAATATTGGTAACTAGACGGGAAAAAAAATGCCGACAGTATGAACCACCGCAGTAGGTTACTGCAAGAGGTGGGAGTGGGACAGGGCAAGAGGTTGAAACCATAGAAAAATCTATGGATTTCCTGAAGACACTCTGTAGCCTCCTCATACTCCCATTCAAGAATCTGGAATTCTAAGGTGAGCTGAAAACTACGGAGTGTATGTATGGGACGTTTGACTGCTTAAAGCTTGTGTAATGTGTATGAGGATTTTAGGAAATGTATAGTAAGTGAAAAATGGGTTGAGACTGcaatataaatttaaatgaCAAGGATACGCCACAGGTGCTAAGCTTGCAGATCTGAGgaggtagaaaaagaaaatggacaCAATCACATTTGTGcgccttttttctttttttccttaacataGCACATGTCTCTGTTAGgttttgatgggtttttttcttctgactgtAGGCAAATGACAGCTCTTTTAATGGGTAGAGCCTGTGCGCTGTAGATGAAAAGCCCAAAGGCTACTTTCAGGATGCAAGGCAAACCCACATCAAACTGGAGCCCCACCTAAGTCAGACCTGACTAGGTAGTTTTAAATTAGAACCAAATGGATTTCAGATGAAGGGGAGAGAGGGATGGAAGAATTACTAGGCCTGACAAGAAAAATGAGCATTTGATGGTACGAGCTACGATACTTTGctatgaaaggaaaacactgtaTTCCTTATATGAAGCACATATATGGTatctttcattatttataataaaagtGTTGAAATCTTTTATCTCAGTTCAGTTATTCAGAAGTCCTGTACTtaggttgtttgggtttttttattattttgtaattgtgTACACCATATATTGCATTACTGCTATACATGTATTGCTTTGTAAGTACacaaagtttgttttgtttttttagtgaCTAATAAACTTTAGCACATAAGGTAGTACTATTCTGGTGCAGGATGTGACCAGGTATGGGGATCGTTAATCTAGATTAACGTCATAGTCTGTCATCTGGGAATAATCTGATTCTATTCTAGAAGTATGTCATATCATTTGCCAAATTTTTCTTGACTGTGACATgctaattaacatttttgtttagcTTCACTAGCATTATTTTGCCAccttttaattgtatttataaaaaaaatgtattatcaTTACTTGGGATTGTTGTGCTGATATAATGTGGGTTTAACATCAATAAATATTACACAAATAGAAAGTTTTCCTTCTGGTAAAGACTGTTTCAGTACAAGCCTGCAAGTGTAAGTGCAAAAATTTTATGTATTATGCATACAGATGAAATGAGGGCTATATGCAGCATCTAAAAATTACTAGAATTTATTAGAATATTCTGCTTCTGACCCAGAATCTTGTTCAAACCAAACAGAGGAACATGGCCCGCAAGTTCTGAGAAACTTCTGCCAAATAAAAGTACTtgaatatacttttttaaaataggttaGAAAATACGCAGGTCTATCTTCCATGCCTAGTAATCACAACACAACATCACAACTGATTCCAAGTAAAAGGCACGGTCAAAGTACTGTTAAATTCATTTAAGAACAGTCTTCTAACAAGGCAgtatcaaaattttaaaaatgaaatgttaaactTTACTTGTAAAATCCTGCATGTAAGCTAgcttctccttctttcctttctgtgcagaCACCAGGAAAGATGCAAggtaagttttttttcttctaggttTACTTTTCAAGTGTTGATTACTACAAACAATTATCTCAGCAATTGAGTACTGACATTAATGGTGATACTGCAACTGAGTCAATGGAGTTCTGTCTGCGTACAGTAAATTTATCTTTGGCTTGGAGACTAAAAAACTGCAACTGCTCTTGTGAGCTGGCTTAAGATGAGGTCATCATCACTTTTTGCCTCTGTATATATGTACAGACACACACTTAAGTACTAAATCACATCTCTAAGCAGCAACGttgtttttatgaaaacattcaGCTGTGCTGTTGCTTAGTTACTGGGACTGTTTAGGTTTACAAATTCAGAGATAGAAGCGTGGCACAAGAAAATGACATACTTTTCACGCCAAAAATCTGATGTTCTTGGAAGCATCAAAGTAATTTGCAGAAGTTTAATCTCCCTCCAAAGATAGACAGTACGACCTGAAAGTGTACTTTACTTTTATCATTTTGTAGGACTAAAACAAGAAGTCCTAACTTTTTGCAAGACTTCAGGTTTGGCTATGGAAAGACTTAAAATTCTTTAGGAAGCTGATCAGCCCAAGCGTATTCAAAGCAATCGAAGACTCAATGCAGCTGCATTCAGGATGATGACAGAAACCTCTGTCAAGAGTGTCAATAGTGAGGTGCAAAATTCCACAGGCATGAAGGTTTGTTCAGCTGGTGGTGTACCTTAACACATGATGCCTTTATCCTGCAACTtcacaacaacagcaacaattACTTAacacacaccctttttttttcccccatcaccACCAACTGGGGATCAAAACCAAACTAGAGTCCAGTTCGAAACTGGCTTATAAAATCATGGTTTCTTTCTGTATTGCCACTTTCAAAGGCCCTTTTAATTCCCTTCGGTTGTATGGTAATAAATGCCTGGATTCCCCACATATGGACAACTACTTCCTTATCTCTGCAAGCAGCCCAAATGGATGTAATATGTAAGTACTTCATGAGATCGTATTATCCATCATGTCATGATGCTGAGGGGATCGGCTGCATGCTCTGGCTGTACAACCCGGCTGCCAAACCCACACGGTGTAGTACAGATCCATTAATGCATGGACTGGAAATGCCTGCTCAGATTATGCACACTGACAACAGACCCGATTCGCTGCCTCACAAATCAGATGTCAGCAAATTCTACCCTGTGCATGTACATTTAGCTCATTCTCCTGAGCTGGTGGCAAGAAAAAACCCTCCCCATGCAGAGTTTTCCTGTTTGAGCAGAACTGTGAGCACATAATACACATCAGGCAGATGAAAACACAGACCCTGCCCCAAGAAATTTACCATTTACTCCAGACAGCACACAGTATTCTTTAACATGTGTTAAAGCTTGCGACTTGAAATCAGAATTAAGCCACAGTCTCTTTACAGAAGTAattaatacataaaataatCTCATACTGCACTGAATCTCTAATAAAAATGTTGGCACTTGCAACATAATGCTTAGCTCGTGCTTAGAGCAAAAAAGCCAGACTACCAGCAACGGTACCTGTACAGCAATGACTTCAGCAGCTATAGAGAGGACAATTGATGAATGAACTTCAGTCTAACACCAGCaggaaagagaatttttttgctttaggaGCGAACTGCAGTACAACAGGTAAACCCTAGGGGAGGGCCAAGTCTTGCAGCTGCTGTCACTTCCTAGTTCTGAAGTAGCTTTAAGTGGTccagaaacagctgcagaacaagaaaggagagaaaaataacagcacatGGCCACTACTCAAAACGATTACATCATTTACAGCAGGAGCTCTACAAATCTCATCACATTGAATGGATTAGagtggggatttttttgccCGAAACTGTTCTGTTAAACATACAATGCAACATCTCGTCA comes from Falco naumanni isolate bFalNau1 chromosome 1, bFalNau1.pat, whole genome shotgun sequence and encodes:
- the LOC121091659 gene encoding palladin-like isoform X4, which translates into the protein MARRLLGADSAATVFNMQEPEEEPAIQEYKVSSFEQRLISEIEYRLERSPVEESDDEVQHGDEPIDNSMSPYFEIKLKHYKIFEGMPVTFTCKVAGNPKPKIYWFKDGKQISKRSDHYRIQREPDGTCSLHTAASTLDDDGNYTIMAANPQGRVSCTGRLMVQAVNQRGRSPWSPSGQPHIRRPRSRSRDSGDENEPIQERFFRPHFLQAPGDLTVQEGKLCRMDCKVSGLPTPDLSWQLNGRPIRPDSSHKMLVRENGVHSLIIEPVTARDAGIYTCIASNRAGENTFSLELIVAAKEVQKAPVFIEKLQNTGVTEGFPVRLECRISGEPSPQIFWKKENESLTYNTDRVSMHQDNYGYICLLIQGAAKEDAGWYTVSAKNEAGIVSCTARLDVYTQWQQPPQTTKPKKVRPSASRYAALCDQGLDIKAAFQPEANPVHLTMQSGLVESDDL